One part of the Fusobacterium sp. FSA-380-WT-3A genome encodes these proteins:
- a CDS encoding U32 family peptidase, whose protein sequence is MKIVAPAGNLERFYSAVNAGADEIYMGIKGFGARRNAQNFTLDEYKEAIDYAHKRGSRIFLTLNTLMKNVEIDFLYTNLKALYEYGLDAIIVQDLGYFRFIKENFPDIDIHGSTQMTVANHVEAEYLKNLGFKRVVLPREMTFEEIKSIREKTDIELEVFVSGALCISYSGNCYMSSFIGGRSGNRGMCAQPCRKLYTKDSKCNFLLSPKDQLMGLEEIQKLKEIGINSIKIEGRMKEKTYVNEAVTYFRDMIDNIKREEKLSKIFNRGYSKGYFYKETISKDIMNKDYSATIGNPIGIISGKELLLEDKIILGDGITYLSKDYEVLGGEYINRIEKKNQKEKYKEAVEGEKIILKNAPKGSKFVFKNFDKKIIDEVNIRLKEEKKKENVELIFEGKLGEKPILKGKVINNIGKEVYSKIIGENIIEVASKKSADSKNIEEKLCETGETGFKVSKCNVYIDNNIFLPISVLKELRRNLLKELEEKLVLSYRRDLGEREIFKIQIEKDKIKTPEISVMVTTKEQEEIIKELGIEKIYHRGYDVAKEGNLNFIDINEKLATNLYQVLKNTNTDITVGWNLNIGNIYSLNEFAKIPNVKTVIISPELKYEEIENIGKVPVRKAMLGYSKLKGMYIELDILKDKETFKNEQEDLFISRINPLGNNEIYFNKPLNVLSQVKRLGKLGIDEVVIELLDETKEEIEELIRNIDKKENVYSPYNYERGVY, encoded by the coding sequence ATGAAAATAGTAGCCCCAGCAGGTAATTTAGAAAGATTTTATTCAGCAGTTAATGCTGGAGCAGATGAAATCTATATGGGAATAAAAGGATTTGGAGCTAGAAGAAATGCCCAAAATTTTACTTTAGATGAATATAAAGAAGCTATAGATTATGCCCATAAAAGAGGAAGTAGAATATTTCTTACTCTTAATACATTGATGAAAAATGTAGAGATAGATTTTTTATATACAAATTTAAAAGCCTTATATGAATATGGATTAGATGCTATTATTGTTCAAGATTTAGGATATTTTAGATTTATAAAAGAAAATTTTCCTGATATAGATATTCACGGAAGTACTCAGATGACAGTAGCTAATCATGTAGAAGCAGAATATTTAAAAAACTTAGGATTTAAAAGAGTAGTTTTACCAAGAGAGATGACTTTTGAAGAGATAAAAAGTATAAGAGAAAAAACAGATATAGAATTAGAAGTCTTTGTTTCAGGAGCTCTTTGTATATCTTATTCTGGAAATTGTTATATGAGTAGTTTCATAGGTGGAAGAAGTGGTAATAGAGGAATGTGTGCCCAACCTTGTAGAAAATTATATACCAAAGATAGTAAATGTAATTTTTTGCTAAGTCCTAAAGACCAACTTATGGGATTAGAGGAGATACAAAAATTAAAAGAGATAGGAATAAATAGTATAAAAATAGAAGGAAGAATGAAAGAAAAAACATATGTTAACGAAGCAGTAACATATTTTAGAGATATGATAGATAATATAAAGAGAGAGGAAAAACTTTCTAAGATTTTTAATAGAGGTTATTCAAAGGGATATTTTTATAAAGAAACTATTTCTAAAGATATTATGAATAAAGATTATTCAGCTACAATAGGAAATCCTATTGGAATAATTAGTGGAAAAGAGTTATTGTTAGAAGATAAAATAATATTAGGAGATGGAATAACATATCTTTCAAAAGATTATGAAGTATTAGGTGGAGAATACATTAATAGAATAGAGAAAAAAAATCAGAAAGAAAAATATAAAGAAGCAGTAGAGGGAGAAAAAATAATTTTAAAAAATGCTCCTAAAGGGTCTAAGTTTGTATTTAAAAATTTTGATAAAAAAATAATAGATGAAGTTAATATTAGATTAAAAGAAGAAAAGAAAAAAGAGAATGTTGAACTAATTTTTGAAGGAAAATTAGGAGAGAAACCTATCTTAAAAGGAAAAGTAATAAATAATATAGGAAAAGAAGTTTATAGCAAAATAATAGGAGAGAATATAATAGAAGTAGCAAGTAAAAAAAGTGCTGACTCTAAAAATATTGAAGAAAAACTTTGTGAAACAGGAGAAACAGGATTTAAAGTTTCAAAATGTAATGTGTATATAGATAATAATATTTTCCTACCTATATCAGTTTTAAAAGAACTTAGAAGAAATTTATTAAAAGAGTTAGAAGAAAAATTAGTATTAAGCTATAGAAGAGATTTAGGAGAAAGAGAAATATTTAAGATTCAAATTGAAAAAGACAAAATAAAAACTCCAGAAATTTCAGTTATGGTTACGACAAAAGAGCAAGAGGAAATTATAAAAGAATTAGGAATAGAAAAAATTTATCATAGAGGTTATGATGTAGCTAAAGAGGGGAATTTAAACTTTATCGATATAAATGAAAAACTTGCTACAAATCTTTATCAAGTGTTAAAAAATACGAATACAGACATAACTGTTGGGTGGAATTTAAATATTGGAAATATTTATTCTTTAAATGAATTTGCTAAAATTCCTAATGTAAAAACTGTTATAATTTCTCCAGAATTGAAATATGAAGAGATTGAAAATATTGGGAAAGTTCCTGTAAGAAAAGCAATGTTAGGTTACTCTAAATTAAAAGGGATGTATATTGAGTTAGATATATTAAAAGATAAAGAAACATTTAAAAACGAACAGGAAGATTTATTTATTTCAAGAATCAATCCTTTAGGAAATAATGAAATATATTTTAATAAACCATTAAATGTATTAAGTCAAGTAAAAAGATTAGGAAAACTTGGGATTGATGAAGTTGTTATAGAACTTTTAGACGAAACTAAAGAGGAAATAGAAGAATTAATTAGAAATATAGATAAAAAAGAAAATGTGTATAGTCCATATAATTATGAGAGAGGAGTATATTAA